The following are encoded together in the Parabacteroides chongii genome:
- a CDS encoding DUF2007 domain-containing protein: METIYLATLDNEFQATLLQDLLRNDGIESFLKNEIISSVLNIPGFQREIYVMEKDYGKAKEILKQALPELVGEE, translated from the coding sequence ATGGAAACAATTTATTTGGCAACATTAGATAACGAATTCCAGGCAACCTTGTTGCAGGATTTGTTGAGAAATGACGGTATTGAGTCTTTTCTAAAAAACGAGATCATCTCTTCCGTACTGAATATCCCTGGTTTTCAAAGAGAGATATATGTAATGGAAAAGGATTACGGGAAGGCAAAAGAGATACTGAAACAGGCATTGCCTGAATTGGTAGGAGAAGAATAA
- a CDS encoding glycoside hydrolase family 27 protein produces MDMKSFSICFFFWVSLFMHSMTQAQTGLLADKPPMGWNSFNSYGVYCYEAAAFANLEAMNTKLKSYGYVYFVIDNGWFGEYELEENTHFSVERHASDIHINEYGLFELSRTYFPNGFKSLIDSCHAKGLKFGLHLMRGIPRKAVLLNTPVKGTDFRAADIADTLNVCSWCTYNYGIDMDKPGAQAYYNSLISHLAGWGVDFIKYDDIVPYPREVEAIVKAIEQCGRPIVLSLSPGDKVEEKDLPALRKANMLRVTADIWDTQHSIDLSFDAWKRWQGKEEPGFWPDLDMIPFSELQLMSPPGRKTKDQKEIALAGRGTHRWSELNESQKYTFITQRSMAASPLFYGGNIVSIDDFTLRLLTNKDMLACNQNGVMGNLIYEENGIEVWTVKERDRQAGWIGIFNRTQQTQSRRFVKEELGLAPEKDYRLLNIWEDRKSVSLDKMIEIPGNGVLFIRYE; encoded by the coding sequence TGGGTTGTTGGCGGATAAACCTCCTATGGGATGGAATAGTTTCAATTCTTATGGAGTTTATTGTTATGAAGCAGCAGCTTTTGCAAACCTGGAAGCGATGAATACAAAATTAAAATCCTATGGGTATGTCTATTTTGTGATCGATAATGGCTGGTTTGGGGAATATGAGTTAGAGGAGAATACTCATTTTTCTGTTGAGCGGCATGCATCGGATATTCATATCAATGAATATGGATTGTTTGAACTTTCCAGAACATACTTTCCGAATGGCTTTAAGAGTCTCATCGACAGTTGTCATGCCAAAGGGCTAAAGTTCGGTTTACATTTGATGCGGGGGATTCCCCGTAAAGCTGTACTTTTAAATACTCCGGTAAAAGGAACGGATTTTCGGGCGGCAGATATAGCCGACACTTTGAATGTTTGTTCCTGGTGTACTTATAATTATGGAATTGATATGGATAAACCCGGAGCCCAGGCGTATTATAACAGTTTGATCAGCCACTTGGCGGGGTGGGGTGTTGATTTCATAAAGTATGATGATATTGTTCCTTATCCGAGAGAAGTGGAAGCAATAGTGAAAGCTATTGAGCAATGTGGTCGTCCCATCGTTTTAAGCCTTTCTCCCGGTGATAAGGTGGAAGAGAAAGATTTGCCGGCTTTACGGAAAGCCAATATGTTGCGGGTTACTGCAGATATTTGGGATACGCAACATAGCATCGATCTTTCTTTTGATGCGTGGAAACGCTGGCAAGGAAAAGAAGAACCGGGTTTTTGGCCGGATTTGGATATGATTCCGTTTAGTGAGTTGCAACTGATGTCTCCTCCTGGCCGGAAGACGAAAGACCAGAAAGAAATAGCATTAGCCGGACGTGGTACCCATCGTTGGAGCGAACTGAATGAATCTCAGAAATATACATTTATAACCCAACGTTCGATGGCTGCCTCTCCGTTGTTTTATGGAGGGAATATAGTATCCATCGATGATTTTACTCTTCGTTTGTTAACAAACAAGGATATGCTTGCCTGTAATCAAAATGGGGTAATGGGCAATTTAATCTATGAAGAGAATGGCATTGAAGTTTGGACTGTAAAAGAAAGAGACCGGCAAGCCGGATGGATCGGTATTTTTAATCGTACTCAACAGACTCAGAGCAGGAGATTTGTAAAAGAAGAGTTGGGGCTGGCTCCGGAAAAGGATTATCGTCTTTTAAATATATGGGAAGACAGAAAATCTGTAAGTCTGGATAAGATGATAGAAATCCCAGGGAATGGTGTCCTGTTTATCCGATATGAATAA
- a CDS encoding SusC/RagA family TonB-linked outer membrane protein: MGNKKKCVWKRGRYLFVATLLGAGSFSSYVKAGTDYNQFNSVTTELNNDVSQQKSKKITGTVVDETGLPVIGANVVQKGTTNGIITDVDGYFSLEIPEDATLEISYIGYLTQSIPVRNKSSFKITLREDTQKLDEVVVVGFGTQKKVNLTGAVSAVSGDQLSGLPATNVANMLQGKLPGVSITAETGQPGREETSIRIRGVGTMNNSDPMILVDGLESSMNDVNPNDIENISVLKDAAAASIYGTRAANGVILITTKRGKTGNPVLSYNGYVGWQKAIRTPEHLSSAQYAKLFNEGRINEGSAPAYTAEDIEKYRNGSDPDNYPNTKWMDLLLQGSGFTHNHNISLNGGTDATRYAVSLAYYSQDGLTKNTSHERYNVRINLDSKVTEWLTFGINSSLSRREIVAPTNPFSNSMGQFFRQANRIPNTFVNQYSDGTYGRHIDGNPIAWIEAGGKATSVYTHALGSAFGELKIIDGLTLKGIAGIDYNFDDGKTHIKEITYGDGSVQGPNSVEDYLDRWMTVTLQGLLNYQKQIGKHSFKGMLGVSRESYKKNLTKAYRKNFPSNELTELDGGSTNGWSNNGSALETNIGSYFGRINYDYADKYLLEFNLRSDGSSKFAKGHRWGTFPSFSAGWRISEEAFMKNIHWLDNLKIRGSWGKLGNHRTDDYQYIAMIALGQNYNFNNVVADGAVQTKANNGNITWETTKELDLGFDAGFKNNLINVSFDYYDRYTDNILAVVPVSLIFGLDAPVSNAGAMRNRGVEVSLGHSYKIGNVEYDINGYMAYNKNKVDKYPNPEKGDNVKMEGYSWDSFYGYECTGIFMSDEEAKNSPVHSVYSKAGDLKFKDQNDDGKIDAEDRVVLGNTIPNITYGFNLNMKYRDFDFLASFQGAADVYRTVDRESMWGFIDGANAQEKHLDRTIVENGLVTQLGHYPRILINQSHNRVMSSFLVMNASYLRLKNLQIGYNLPQSLLKNIHLNRARLYVSGQNLLTFTKFPKDFDPEVKSGSAGSSYPQIAIYTIGLDITF; encoded by the coding sequence ATGGGAAACAAGAAAAAGTGTGTTTGGAAAAGAGGGAGATACTTGTTTGTTGCGACTTTATTAGGCGCGGGTTCTTTCTCCAGTTATGTAAAGGCCGGAACTGATTATAATCAGTTCAACTCGGTAACAACCGAGTTGAACAATGATGTAAGTCAGCAAAAGAGTAAAAAAATTACCGGAACGGTTGTCGATGAAACAGGTCTTCCTGTTATTGGGGCCAATGTTGTGCAAAAAGGAACGACTAATGGTATTATAACAGATGTGGATGGGTATTTCTCTTTGGAAATCCCGGAAGATGCAACACTGGAAATTTCTTATATCGGTTATCTGACACAGTCAATACCTGTAAGAAATAAGTCATCTTTCAAGATCACTCTTCGGGAAGATACTCAAAAACTGGATGAGGTGGTTGTAGTTGGTTTTGGTACACAGAAAAAAGTAAACCTGACAGGGGCTGTTTCTGCGGTGTCAGGAGATCAGTTGAGCGGACTTCCGGCTACGAATGTCGCCAATATGTTACAGGGAAAATTGCCGGGTGTTTCTATTACGGCAGAAACCGGACAGCCCGGACGTGAAGAAACTTCTATCCGTATCCGTGGTGTAGGTACGATGAATAATTCAGACCCGATGATATTAGTTGATGGGCTGGAAAGTTCAATGAATGATGTCAATCCGAACGATATTGAAAATATCAGTGTTTTGAAAGATGCGGCGGCAGCTTCTATTTATGGAACCAGGGCTGCGAACGGAGTAATCCTGATAACAACCAAACGGGGTAAAACAGGAAACCCAGTATTGAGTTATAACGGATATGTCGGATGGCAGAAAGCAATCAGGACACCGGAACATTTATCTTCTGCACAATATGCAAAATTATTTAATGAAGGAAGAATTAATGAAGGTTCAGCTCCTGCTTATACGGCAGAAGATATTGAAAAGTATCGGAACGGCTCTGATCCGGATAATTATCCGAATACGAAATGGATGGATCTTCTTTTGCAGGGAAGTGGATTTACCCATAATCATAATATCAGTCTGAATGGTGGTACCGATGCGACACGTTATGCAGTATCGTTGGCTTATTATAGTCAGGATGGTTTAACGAAAAATACTTCACATGAGCGATATAATGTCCGTATCAATTTGGATAGCAAAGTGACTGAATGGTTGACGTTCGGGATAAATTCAAGTTTGTCCCGCAGGGAGATTGTAGCACCGACAAATCCATTTTCGAATAGTATGGGTCAGTTCTTCCGTCAGGCCAATCGTATTCCTAATACTTTTGTCAATCAATATTCCGACGGAACTTACGGGCGTCATATCGATGGTAATCCGATCGCCTGGATCGAAGCCGGAGGAAAAGCAACATCGGTTTATACTCATGCATTAGGTAGTGCGTTCGGTGAACTTAAGATCATTGATGGGCTGACCTTAAAAGGTATTGCCGGTATTGATTACAATTTTGATGATGGAAAAACACATATTAAAGAAATTACTTATGGGGATGGTTCCGTACAAGGTCCTAACAGTGTAGAAGATTATCTGGATCGTTGGATGACAGTCACTCTCCAGGGATTATTGAACTATCAGAAACAAATAGGTAAGCATTCATTTAAAGGAATGTTGGGAGTATCGAGGGAATCTTATAAAAAGAATCTGACGAAAGCATACCGTAAGAATTTTCCAAGTAATGAGTTGACTGAGTTGGATGGCGGTTCAACAAATGGATGGAGTAATAACGGTAGTGCACTTGAAACAAATATAGGTTCTTATTTCGGACGAATCAACTATGATTATGCAGACAAATATTTGTTGGAATTTAATCTGCGAAGCGACGGTTCTTCCAAGTTTGCAAAAGGACATCGTTGGGGAACATTTCCTTCTTTCTCTGCCGGATGGCGTATTTCCGAAGAGGCTTTCATGAAAAATATCCATTGGTTGGATAATCTGAAGATTCGAGGTTCATGGGGTAAGCTGGGTAACCATCGTACGGATGATTATCAATATATTGCAATGATCGCTTTAGGACAGAATTATAATTTTAATAATGTCGTGGCAGATGGTGCCGTACAAACAAAAGCGAATAACGGCAATATAACCTGGGAAACGACTAAAGAACTGGATTTAGGTTTTGATGCCGGTTTTAAGAATAACCTGATCAATGTTTCTTTCGATTATTATGACCGGTATACCGATAATATTTTGGCAGTAGTACCTGTATCATTGATTTTTGGACTGGATGCTCCCGTATCTAATGCCGGAGCCATGAGAAACAGAGGAGTAGAGGTATCGTTGGGACATTCCTATAAAATAGGAAATGTAGAATATGATATCAATGGTTATATGGCATATAATAAGAATAAGGTTGATAAATATCCAAACCCAGAGAAAGGGGATAATGTTAAAATGGAAGGTTATTCCTGGGATTCTTTTTATGGATATGAATGTACTGGTATATTTATGTCGGACGAAGAAGCTAAAAATAGTCCGGTTCATTCTGTCTACTCTAAAGCTGGCGATTTGAAATTTAAAGACCAAAATGATGATGGAAAGATAGATGCAGAAGATCGTGTCGTTTTAGGAAATACGATTCCGAACATTACTTACGGATTTAATCTGAATATGAAGTATCGTGATTTCGATTTTCTGGCTTCTTTCCAGGGAGCGGCGGACGTTTATCGTACTGTCGATCGTGAGTCGATGTGGGGATTTATTGATGGAGCGAATGCGCAGGAAAAACACCTCGATCGTACGATCGTAGAGAACGGACTGGTAACGCAGTTAGGCCATTATCCGCGTATATTGATCAATCAGTCTCACAACCGTGTCATGAGTTCTTTTCTTGTGATGAATGCCAGTTATCTACGTTTGAAGAATTTGCAGATAGGATATAACTTACCTCAGAGTTTGTTGAAAAACATTCATCTGAACAGAGCCAGGTTATATGTAAGCGGACAGAATTTATTGACTTTTACCAAGTTTCCGAAGGATTTCGATCCAGAGGTGAAGAGTGGCAGTGCCGGATCTTCATATCCACAGATTGCAATTTACACGATAGGTTTGGATATAACATTTTAA
- a CDS encoding arylsulfatase, translating into MNHFLYNKYVCVPVLATLMFSCKEQTEVAKKPNIIYILADDLGYAELGCYGQEKIETPNIDKLAERGMRFMQNYSGSPVSAPSRCVTFTGLHSGHAYIRGNDEMSERGAVGDYHAMLADSTLEGQRPLPAGTAMIPSVLKQAGYVTGCIGKWGLGYPGSEGTPNKMGFDFFYGYNCQRQAHTYYPPFLYRNEAREYLPNELLVPNTMLDKGADIYSEDSYAKYTKEVYSCDPMYDEILKFVENNKDTTFYLAWTSPLPHVPLQAPEKWVKYYVDKFGEEEPYTGKQGYFPCRYPHATYAAMISYWDEQIGGLIDKLKELGIYDNTVIMFTSDNGPTFNGGSDSPWFDSAKPFESDYGWGKCFLREGGIRVPLIVTWEGRIKGKTVSNHVCASWDVMPTLCELAGIGAPRTDGISFVPELLGKEQQEHDYLYWEFPEGQGMKAIRIGKWKGLILNIKKEGEGNFLLFDLENDPNELVNVASEHPDIVEQMRNRMKEAHEESSLEVFRM; encoded by the coding sequence ATGAATCATTTTTTGTACAACAAATATGTTTGTGTGCCTGTCCTGGCAACTTTAATGTTTTCTTGTAAAGAGCAGACAGAAGTGGCTAAAAAGCCTAATATCATTTATATTTTAGCGGATGATTTGGGATATGCCGAATTGGGTTGTTATGGACAGGAAAAAATAGAAACGCCTAATATAGATAAGTTAGCAGAACGGGGAATGCGTTTCATGCAGAATTACTCCGGTTCTCCGGTTTCTGCTCCGTCCCGTTGTGTTACATTTACCGGATTACATTCCGGTCATGCTTATATCAGAGGTAATGATGAGATGTCGGAAAGGGGAGCTGTCGGAGATTATCATGCTATGTTGGCTGATTCTACATTGGAAGGGCAACGTCCTTTACCTGCTGGTACAGCGATGATTCCTTCTGTATTGAAACAAGCCGGTTATGTAACCGGTTGTATCGGTAAATGGGGACTCGGCTATCCGGGGTCGGAGGGAACTCCCAATAAAATGGGATTTGATTTCTTTTACGGATATAATTGTCAGAGGCAGGCGCATACTTATTATCCTCCTTTTCTCTACCGGAATGAAGCGCGTGAATATTTACCGAACGAGTTGCTGGTCCCTAATACGATGCTGGATAAAGGTGCGGATATTTATAGCGAAGATAGTTATGCGAAGTATACAAAAGAAGTCTACAGTTGTGATCCGATGTATGATGAGATATTGAAGTTTGTAGAGAATAACAAAGATACGACTTTCTATTTGGCATGGACTTCTCCGTTGCCGCATGTCCCTTTGCAGGCTCCGGAGAAATGGGTAAAATATTATGTCGATAAATTTGGAGAAGAAGAGCCTTATACGGGTAAGCAGGGATACTTCCCTTGTCGTTATCCGCATGCAACCTATGCGGCTATGATCAGTTATTGGGATGAGCAGATTGGTGGACTTATCGATAAGTTGAAAGAACTCGGCATATATGACAATACGGTAATCATGTTTACCAGCGATAATGGTCCTACATTCAACGGAGGTTCGGATTCCCCTTGGTTTGATAGTGCCAAACCTTTTGAATCTGACTATGGATGGGGAAAATGTTTCCTGCGTGAAGGAGGAATCCGTGTACCTTTAATCGTTACCTGGGAAGGACGCATTAAAGGAAAGACTGTCAGTAATCATGTTTGTGCTTCGTGGGATGTAATGCCTACTCTTTGTGAATTGGCGGGAATAGGTGCTCCACGTACGGACGGAATTAGTTTTGTTCCGGAATTGTTAGGTAAGGAGCAACAAGAACATGACTATCTTTATTGGGAATTTCCGGAAGGGCAGGGAATGAAAGCTATCCGTATAGGAAAATGGAAGGGGTTGATACTTAACATTAAAAAAGAGGGAGAAGGCAACTTTCTGTTATTTGATTTGGAAAACGATCCGAATGAACTGGTCAATGTTGCTTCCGAACATCCGGATATAGTGGAACAAATGAGGAATCGGATGAAAGAAGCCCATGAAGAGTCCTCTTTAGAGGTTTTTAGAATGTAA
- a CDS encoding RagB/SusD family nutrient uptake outer membrane protein, whose product MKKNIIGFALMMGLLSCGDSFLDVAPKDKLSDATFWQSEKDVDMALNGCYKGWEAISNVVFMDAASDNGYEQFDYNFQSIGNGQILPTSAPGLNAPWVDGDATRWFRYDRIRKYNNFLEKIEAVEMDADKKERYKAEVRFLRAYDYYGKIMYYGDVPLVDKVITSAEEANLSRTPKVEVEDFVLKELEAVAAVLPVQNTIESGGHITKGAALALKARLELYLGKYEQAQASAEGVINMSCYELYPEYEEMFWPSAESSNKEAILDVQYMKNDYFNMLPQLNLPATEGGWSALNALWPFIEAFQMENGKYIDETGSGYNPNEPFKGRDPRLTKIVLCPGQKYNGRYYNPLDKFIDGQADRKNLDYHEEAAASRGGLLVKKYIYPMSVVDANNHDGNAIVIRLAEMYITFAECALQTGKDKDKALRYINAIRKRAGMPEATELNEKIVRYERRIELAFEGLRYFDLKRWDLGPTLLNGWAIGSRNGTIDSKTGKVTWSDDFIKLEERIFQAKRNYLLPIPQTELDRNPNMKQNPGY is encoded by the coding sequence ATGAAAAAGAATATAATAGGATTTGCACTGATGATGGGTTTATTGTCATGTGGCGATAGTTTTTTGGATGTTGCGCCAAAGGATAAATTGTCGGATGCAACATTTTGGCAGAGTGAGAAAGATGTGGATATGGCTTTGAATGGCTGTTATAAAGGATGGGAAGCCATATCGAATGTTGTTTTTATGGATGCGGCGTCTGACAATGGTTATGAGCAGTTTGACTATAACTTTCAATCTATTGGGAACGGACAGATATTACCGACTTCTGCTCCAGGATTGAATGCTCCTTGGGTAGACGGTGATGCAACTCGTTGGTTCAGATACGACCGTATTCGTAAATACAATAATTTCCTGGAAAAGATAGAAGCTGTAGAGATGGATGCTGATAAGAAAGAACGTTATAAGGCTGAAGTTCGTTTCCTGAGAGCATACGATTATTATGGAAAGATTATGTATTACGGGGATGTTCCTTTGGTTGATAAAGTGATAACTTCTGCCGAAGAAGCTAATTTGTCAAGAACCCCCAAAGTTGAAGTTGAAGATTTCGTATTGAAAGAACTTGAAGCTGTTGCTGCCGTATTGCCAGTTCAAAACACGATAGAATCGGGAGGACATATCACGAAAGGAGCTGCTTTGGCGTTGAAAGCTCGTCTAGAACTATATCTTGGAAAATATGAACAGGCACAGGCTTCGGCTGAGGGAGTGATAAATATGTCTTGTTATGAGTTGTATCCTGAATATGAGGAGATGTTTTGGCCTTCTGCTGAATCGTCCAATAAAGAAGCTATTTTGGATGTACAGTATATGAAGAATGACTATTTCAATATGCTTCCCCAACTGAATTTACCGGCAACGGAAGGAGGATGGTCTGCTTTGAATGCACTTTGGCCGTTTATTGAAGCATTCCAAATGGAAAACGGTAAATATATCGATGAAACGGGTTCTGGTTATAATCCGAACGAGCCATTCAAAGGTCGTGATCCGCGATTGACTAAGATCGTTCTATGTCCAGGGCAGAAATATAACGGACGTTATTATAACCCGCTCGATAAATTTATTGATGGTCAGGCAGATCGTAAGAATTTGGATTACCATGAAGAGGCGGCAGCTTCGAGAGGTGGTCTGCTGGTGAAAAAGTATATTTATCCGATGTCGGTGGTTGATGCTAACAACCATGATGGTAATGCTATCGTAATTCGTTTGGCTGAGATGTATATCACATTTGCCGAATGTGCTTTACAGACCGGAAAAGATAAAGACAAGGCTCTCCGTTATATAAATGCCATTCGCAAACGGGCTGGTATGCCGGAGGCTACGGAGCTGAATGAGAAAATAGTCCGTTATGAACGTCGGATAGAATTGGCATTTGAAGGTTTGCGTTATTTCGATCTTAAGCGTTGGGACCTAGGACCTACTTTATTGAATGGTTGGGCCATAGGCAGTCGGAATGGTACAATTGATTCTAAAACAGGAAAGGTTACTTGGAGTGATGATTTTATCAAATTGGAAGAGCGTATTTTCCAGGCTAAACGGAATTATCTGTTACCGATTCCTCAGACAGAATTGGATCGGAATCCTAATATGAAGCAGAATCCGGGGTATTGA